One Olsenella sp. oral taxon 807 DNA segment encodes these proteins:
- a CDS encoding cysteine desulfurase family protein, with translation MCTVPMSSVSKNSYIYADNAATTQLSVVAYASMTSFLVDEYGNPSQPYAFSRPVKRALREARESIASCINADPGEIVFTSGGTESDNWAIKGFALRDDMMREIVTSEIEHHAVLDSCKAMSAIGHRVAVLPVSRTGVIALDALREMSLGDGSLVSCMYANNEIGTIQPIGELCDIAHSKGAIFHTDAVQAVGHVEIDVKAMGVDMLSASAHKFNGPKGIGFLYIKDGTPLAPYANGGAQEMGRRAGTENVASIVAMAVALKENCDAIEANAVRLGRLERLLLDDLAALGVPYRRNGENQLPGLMSLSFAGASGEMLLHRLDLMKIAVSTGSACDGANTRVSHVLKAIGLPEAEAKETVRISLGKHNGEGDVHAIATALGKILLRD, from the coding sequence ATGTGCACTGTTCCAATGAGCAGCGTGTCCAAGAACTCATACATCTACGCCGATAACGCCGCGACTACGCAACTGAGTGTCGTGGCGTATGCAAGCATGACGTCATTCCTTGTGGACGAGTACGGCAACCCCTCTCAGCCCTATGCTTTCTCTCGCCCTGTGAAACGGGCATTGCGTGAGGCGCGTGAGTCCATTGCATCTTGCATCAACGCTGACCCGGGGGAGATTGTCTTTACCTCTGGCGGAACAGAGAGCGATAACTGGGCAATTAAGGGCTTTGCACTTCGTGACGATATGATGAGAGAAATCGTGACCTCAGAAATCGAGCATCATGCAGTTTTAGACAGCTGCAAGGCCATGAGCGCCATTGGCCATAGGGTTGCAGTATTGCCAGTGTCCAGAACAGGAGTTATTGCTCTTGATGCCTTGCGCGAAATGTCATTGGGTGATGGCTCTCTCGTGTCCTGCATGTACGCCAACAACGAGATTGGAACGATTCAGCCGATAGGCGAGCTCTGTGACATCGCCCACTCGAAGGGGGCGATCTTCCACACGGACGCAGTTCAGGCTGTGGGGCATGTAGAGATAGACGTGAAGGCCATGGGGGTCGATATGCTCTCTGCCTCTGCGCACAAGTTCAACGGACCGAAGGGGATAGGGTTTCTCTACATCAAGGACGGGACGCCCCTTGCCCCCTATGCTAACGGCGGTGCCCAGGAAATGGGACGTCGCGCTGGTACCGAGAACGTAGCCTCCATCGTTGCGATGGCCGTGGCACTTAAGGAGAACTGTGACGCCATCGAAGCTAACGCCGTTCGCCTGGGGCGGCTCGAGCGCCTCTTGCTCGATGACCTCGCTGCCCTGGGAGTGCCGTATCGACGTAACGGGGAGAACCAATTGCCCGGGCTCATGAGCCTGTCCTTTGCCGGTGCCAGCGGCGAGATGCTTCTGCACAGGCTTGATCTCATGAAGATCGCGGTCTCGACAGGCTCGGCCTGCGATGGTGCCAACACGAGGGTCTCCCATGTTCTCAAAGCCATCGGCCTACCTGAGGCTGAGGCAAAAGAAACAGTCCGCATCTCGCTGGGGAAGCACAATGGGGAAGGGGACGTCCATGCCATTGCGACGGCCCTGGGAAAGATATTGCTCAGGGACTGA
- the brxL gene encoding BREX system Lon protease-like protein BrxL has protein sequence MTDKLKTYFDDMVVYKDLRTSNFFSALSLPSFMRDWLLRRFEDESGHFDNDELTEFVRRSIPRKSDWIAIKSRIVKDNERVKILAKISIEVDVRSGEVSFSLPDFGLTAKETIIEDFVWEQAKDDLVSGREVWGMLELGYRPPDDEMTPRQPGKIRLVSFKNFRPYSINLDFYKGVRNQFTTDEWIDVLLGAIDYNPRGYRSEEEKLTMLTRLLPFCEKRLNLIELAPKGTGKSYLFGRVSRYGWLSSGGVMSRAKMFYDISRHTEGLVAGHDFITLDEVQTISFTDVDEMRAALKGYLESGVFTVGSYEGTASAGMILCGNISKGVMDQDGTTDMFQELPSVFHESALIERFHGFIKGWDIPRMNDDLKISGWALNSEYFCSILHELRSDASYRAIVDKLVLVPDAADTRDTEAIKRITTAYLKLLFPNVKRPEDISPRDFSRYCLRRASKMRATIRMQLGLMDVEYRGKDIPDLKADSSYYEKRSL, from the coding sequence ATGACTGATAAGCTCAAAACATACTTCGACGACATGGTCGTCTACAAGGATCTTCGTACTAGCAATTTCTTCTCTGCCCTTAGCTTACCTTCCTTCATGAGGGACTGGCTGCTGAGGCGGTTCGAAGATGAGAGCGGTCATTTTGACAACGATGAGCTTACCGAGTTCGTCAGGCGGTCCATTCCACGAAAAAGTGATTGGATTGCCATAAAAAGCCGTATCGTGAAGGACAACGAGCGTGTCAAAATACTCGCTAAGATATCCATCGAGGTGGACGTCAGAAGTGGAGAAGTATCCTTCTCACTCCCAGACTTTGGTCTTACTGCGAAAGAGACAATCATAGAGGATTTTGTTTGGGAGCAAGCGAAGGACGATCTTGTGAGTGGTCGTGAGGTGTGGGGTATGCTTGAGCTTGGCTACCGTCCGCCTGATGACGAGATGACTCCAAGGCAGCCCGGAAAGATCCGTCTGGTCAGTTTCAAGAACTTCAGACCGTATAGCATTAATCTTGACTTCTACAAGGGCGTGAGGAATCAATTCACCACTGACGAGTGGATTGACGTGCTTTTGGGCGCAATCGACTACAACCCACGTGGCTATAGGAGCGAGGAAGAAAAGCTTACCATGCTGACCAGGCTTCTTCCGTTTTGTGAGAAGCGGTTGAACCTGATCGAATTGGCGCCAAAGGGCACGGGCAAATCATACCTGTTTGGCAGGGTTAGCCGTTACGGTTGGCTTTCGTCTGGCGGAGTGATGAGCAGGGCCAAGATGTTTTATGACATCTCTCGACATACGGAAGGTCTTGTCGCTGGTCACGATTTCATCACCCTTGATGAGGTTCAGACGATATCCTTTACGGACGTCGATGAGATGAGGGCTGCACTGAAGGGATATCTTGAGTCTGGCGTGTTTACGGTCGGGAGCTATGAGGGTACCGCATCTGCTGGAATGATCCTCTGCGGTAACATCTCAAAAGGGGTGATGGACCAAGACGGTACGACGGATATGTTCCAGGAATTACCGAGCGTGTTTCACGAGTCAGCTCTGATCGAGCGATTCCATGGCTTCATCAAAGGCTGGGATATACCGCGTATGAACGATGATCTCAAAATATCGGGTTGGGCGCTTAACTCTGAGTATTTTTGCTCCATTCTCCATGAGCTTAGAAGCGATGCATCATATCGGGCCATCGTGGACAAGCTCGTTCTGGTGCCTGACGCAGCTGATACCCGCGATACGGAAGCGATCAAGCGAATCACAACCGCATACCTCAAACTTCTGTTTCCCAACGTCAAGCGGCCTGAGGACATCAGCCCTCGTGACTTTAGTCGGTATTGCCTGCGCCGTGCAAGCAAGATGCGCGCAACAATTAGAATGCAACTTGGTCTGATGGACGTCGAGTATCGGGGCAAGGACATCCCAGACCTGAAAGCCGACAGTAGTTACTATGAAAAACGTAGCCTGTAA
- the pglZ gene encoding BREX-4 system phosphatase PglZ produces MSDALKRIAAYRKSDMPYPFFVLADGNTEYSSVVKALNGLSIVRVSDYCRTDSFPDVDRLITDIKKIESSTILLGVGESIALGGSSTLLGKLRDLLLPHKLIVVCRGIREDIRRINEADRKFNERRYTSVQSILDYSVVSIDESIPCDADKGFKRFLSHLEKGLHGEVRVKTALSLKNVQKICSCHTLLEKDGRITGVDESVLPEECWREFLEDDSLEESGYREWRFYLNVLINGTKNPYLQLVIEKSPDYETYQKMIARAILHVPCESPQFPELYSERKQLLHDASESYMALYVAETKQKGKQRIHYLTDNTVIERDAIIESICESQAIPPDLKTIYPALGKYLCDYAFACRNNDLFNRYFSRYKRQKLMNTIESSFLDEVVMLAKDGNRAYNALDTRNAIVEQTEGEGAQLYWVDALGVEYLGYIQQRSHDLGLSMRTHVARASLPTLTCMNKSFYEEWKGDKTSRKDFDKLKHNGEDRFNYESEKLPIHLVRELSILDEVLEFAQTQLSARKYRKIVIASDHGASRLAVIANSEAKWEMTTKGEHSGRCCPESEIDEKPDCATAENGYWVLANYDRFKGGRKASVEVHGGASLEEVLVPVIELSLRDASVEITCLTKVAYASYEETPEIELFSTSHLANVTVRLNGRVYEARKVDENRHIVRFDGVTKAGTYTCEVYEKDDRIGVAEFEVQKRSATTNDDDWFM; encoded by the coding sequence TTGTCTGATGCGCTCAAAAGGATAGCTGCATATCGCAAGAGCGATATGCCTTATCCATTCTTTGTGCTAGCGGACGGAAACACGGAATACTCATCCGTTGTCAAGGCATTGAATGGCCTCTCTATCGTTCGCGTGAGCGACTACTGCAGGACCGACTCCTTTCCCGATGTGGACCGACTCATCACGGATATTAAGAAAATCGAGAGCAGCACCATATTGCTCGGTGTCGGTGAGAGCATAGCCCTCGGAGGCAGCAGTACCCTCCTCGGCAAGCTCAGAGACCTGCTGCTACCACATAAGCTTATCGTTGTGTGTCGTGGTATCAGGGAAGACATCAGGCGTATCAATGAGGCGGACAGGAAGTTCAACGAGCGGCGTTACACAAGCGTCCAATCGATCCTCGACTACTCTGTGGTGAGCATAGACGAGAGCATTCCCTGTGACGCTGACAAGGGGTTCAAGCGATTTCTGTCACACCTCGAGAAGGGTCTGCATGGCGAAGTCAGGGTAAAGACGGCACTGTCGCTAAAGAACGTCCAAAAAATTTGTTCTTGCCACACGCTCCTCGAGAAGGATGGCAGAATAACGGGGGTTGATGAGTCTGTTCTCCCCGAAGAATGCTGGCGAGAATTTCTGGAGGACGATAGCCTTGAGGAGTCTGGATACCGGGAATGGCGTTTCTATCTGAACGTCCTCATCAATGGGACAAAGAATCCCTACCTTCAGCTCGTGATCGAAAAGTCACCTGACTACGAGACCTACCAGAAAATGATAGCCAGGGCAATACTACACGTTCCCTGTGAATCTCCGCAGTTCCCCGAGCTCTACTCAGAGAGAAAGCAACTTCTGCACGATGCCAGTGAGTCCTACATGGCTCTATACGTTGCCGAGACGAAGCAGAAGGGCAAGCAGAGGATCCACTACCTGACGGACAACACCGTCATCGAGAGAGATGCGATCATTGAGAGTATCTGTGAGAGCCAAGCGATTCCACCAGACTTGAAGACAATATATCCGGCGCTGGGAAAGTACCTCTGCGACTACGCCTTCGCCTGCAGGAATAACGATCTATTCAACCGCTACTTCTCGCGCTACAAGCGACAGAAGCTCATGAATACCATCGAGTCGTCCTTTCTCGACGAGGTGGTGATGCTTGCTAAGGATGGAAATCGCGCATACAACGCTCTTGACACGAGGAACGCCATCGTTGAGCAGACTGAGGGTGAAGGCGCTCAATTGTATTGGGTTGACGCCCTCGGGGTTGAGTATCTCGGCTACATCCAACAACGCTCGCATGATCTTGGCCTCAGCATGCGCACGCATGTGGCCAGGGCCTCGCTCCCAACGCTGACCTGTATGAATAAGAGCTTTTATGAGGAATGGAAAGGCGACAAGACCTCCAGGAAAGACTTCGACAAGCTCAAGCATAACGGCGAGGACCGCTTCAACTACGAATCTGAGAAGCTTCCCATACATCTCGTACGCGAGCTCAGCATCCTTGACGAGGTGCTTGAATTCGCTCAAACACAACTTAGCGCTCGCAAGTACCGAAAGATCGTTATCGCATCGGACCATGGTGCCAGTCGGCTCGCAGTGATCGCAAATAGCGAGGCGAAATGGGAGATGACGACCAAGGGCGAGCATTCCGGCAGATGCTGCCCGGAAAGCGAAATCGATGAGAAGCCAGACTGCGCTACAGCAGAGAACGGTTACTGGGTGCTTGCAAATTACGATCGGTTCAAGGGCGGTCGCAAGGCAAGTGTGGAGGTACATGGGGGCGCGAGCTTGGAAGAGGTCCTCGTTCCTGTTATAGAGCTGTCGTTGCGTGACGCTAGCGTCGAGATAACCTGCTTGACCAAAGTTGCTTACGCAAGTTACGAGGAAACGCCTGAAATAGAGCTCTTCAGCACCTCGCACTTGGCTAATGTCACTGTGCGGCTCAACGGCAGGGTCTACGAGGCGCGAAAGGTCGATGAGAACCGTCATATCGTGCGCTTCGATGGCGTGACGAAGGCCGGTACCTATACGTGCGAGGTCTACGAGAAAGACGACCGTATCGGCGTCGCCGAATTTGAGGTTCAGAAGCGCTCCGCGACCACTAATGATGATGATTGGTTTATGTAA